One Paenibacillus riograndensis SBR5 DNA segment encodes these proteins:
- a CDS encoding non-ribosomal peptide synthetase, with amino-acid sequence MKGKFFANVPYLNDVYKKEQQYWLHKLAGLPDKSHFPCEPHKDRHQERHIETIPFSLDPVHARKLVQISNDSDARLHVLLLAFTSVWLLKYSGQTDIVLGTSIYRQPSEEDFINTVLPVRVQVQNEMRLIDLISLMKQTVSEAARHQNYPFELMLKQAGLDSGFLDVSVIVSNIQDEQYLSGTLSNFTMIVHREESVLQGEIRFNAAVYSADTVNQLLEHFHVLLEQSLADLHSSVQELSILTEKDRRIIACSNATSAGFPEEATIPALFEECAAKYPNHTAAEFADERLSYQDLNRKANQAAHHLRRLGVTAESVVALILPPSLEMIIGILAVLKAGGAYLPIDPDLPAQRVDYILKDSQAGQILTVQSLSLPPGTGESCEVIFLDDPMLEQYSSSNLEHVIHPHDLAYIIYTSGTTGNPKGVMIEHRNVVRLFFHEHNRFDFTCQDTWTLFHSFGFDFSVWEIFGALLHGGKLLLIPKLLKRDYRHIVQELRNEHVTVFNQTPSSFYQFMQEELEDTGEKLRLRYVILGGEALQPGKLEAWKVKYPGTRIINMYGITETTVHTTFKEIGTEQIQANQNNIGVPFSTVEVYIFNRQHEQVPIGTVGEIWVGGGGVARGYLNRTELTEDRFQTRRMGDRWIRLYRTGDLGRYLPSGELEYVGRRDNQVKIRGFRIELDEISAHLLTVESIKEAVVSAREIEPNAQILVAYVVIKEGQEAAFDPVEIRQYLQTRISDYMIPSVLLPLSKIPLTLNGKVDYEKLDTLELKQQAKGVLTPPTTEMEHRIAEIWKTSLRMDRIGVHSTIFDLGGTSFDVITISKALSEELGQEVPVITLFTYPTISMLAKVLQADSPVTELSAESREASIEEGKRARRQKLRLLKK; translated from the coding sequence GTGAAAGGTAAGTTCTTCGCCAATGTGCCGTACTTGAATGACGTGTACAAGAAGGAACAGCAATACTGGCTGCACAAGCTGGCCGGCCTGCCTGACAAAAGTCACTTCCCCTGCGAACCTCATAAAGACCGTCATCAGGAACGCCATATAGAAACAATCCCCTTTTCACTGGACCCCGTCCATGCCCGGAAGCTGGTGCAGATCAGCAATGACTCCGATGCCCGGTTGCACGTGCTGCTGCTGGCGTTCACTTCCGTGTGGCTGCTCAAGTATTCGGGACAAACGGATATCGTGCTTGGCACAAGCATTTACCGGCAGCCCAGCGAGGAGGATTTCATTAATACCGTCCTCCCGGTTCGCGTACAGGTTCAGAATGAGATGCGGCTGATTGACCTGATTTCCTTGATGAAGCAGACGGTTTCTGAAGCCGCCCGGCACCAAAACTATCCGTTTGAGTTAATGTTGAAGCAGGCAGGCTTAGATTCCGGCTTTTTGGATGTTTCCGTGATTGTGAGCAACATCCAGGACGAGCAGTATTTATCCGGAACCCTGTCAAATTTCACAATGATCGTCCACAGGGAGGAGAGCGTGCTCCAGGGCGAAATACGCTTCAATGCTGCGGTCTACAGTGCCGATACGGTCAACCAGTTGCTGGAGCATTTCCATGTGCTGCTGGAGCAGTCGCTTGCAGACTTGCACAGCTCTGTGCAGGAGCTTTCAATTCTGACAGAGAAGGACCGGCGAATCATCGCATGCAGCAATGCCACATCTGCGGGCTTTCCGGAAGAAGCAACGATTCCGGCCCTCTTTGAGGAATGTGCTGCTAAATATCCGAACCATACGGCGGCAGAATTTGCGGATGAGCGCTTGTCCTACCAGGATCTGAACCGCAAAGCGAATCAAGCGGCCCATCATCTGCGCCGGCTAGGCGTAACGGCCGAATCGGTTGTAGCCCTGATCCTGCCGCCTTCTCTGGAAATGATCATCGGAATCCTGGCGGTCCTTAAGGCGGGCGGCGCATATTTGCCCATCGACCCGGACCTCCCGGCACAGAGGGTTGACTATATTCTGAAGGACAGTCAGGCCGGGCAGATACTAACGGTTCAATCGCTTTCATTGCCGCCAGGGACCGGCGAAAGCTGTGAGGTGATTTTTCTCGATGACCCCATGCTGGAGCAGTATTCCAGTTCTAACCTGGAGCATGTCATTCATCCTCACGACTTGGCCTATATCATTTATACTTCCGGCACTACAGGAAATCCCAAAGGCGTCATGATCGAACACCGGAATGTGGTCCGGCTATTTTTTCATGAACATAACAGGTTTGATTTCACCTGCCAGGATACATGGACGCTTTTTCATTCGTTTGGCTTTGACTTCTCCGTGTGGGAAATTTTCGGCGCATTGCTGCATGGCGGCAAGCTGCTGCTGATTCCGAAGCTGCTCAAGAGAGATTACCGGCACATTGTGCAGGAGCTCCGGAACGAACACGTAACCGTATTCAACCAGACGCCGTCCTCCTTCTACCAATTCATGCAAGAAGAGCTGGAGGATACCGGGGAGAAGCTGCGCTTACGTTATGTGATTCTTGGCGGAGAGGCCTTGCAGCCGGGCAAGCTGGAAGCCTGGAAGGTGAAATATCCCGGCACCCGAATCATCAACATGTATGGGATCACCGAAACGACGGTACATACAACTTTTAAGGAAATCGGCACAGAGCAGATCCAAGCGAATCAGAACAATATCGGTGTGCCTTTTTCAACAGTAGAGGTCTATATTTTCAACCGGCAGCATGAGCAAGTTCCAATTGGAACTGTCGGAGAAATATGGGTTGGCGGCGGGGGAGTAGCGCGCGGATATCTCAATCGGACGGAATTGACTGAAGACAGATTCCAAACCCGCAGGATGGGGGACCGTTGGATACGTCTTTACCGGACCGGTGATCTGGGCAGATATCTACCGAGCGGTGAATTGGAGTATGTGGGGCGCAGGGACAACCAGGTGAAGATAAGAGGGTTCCGCATCGAGCTTGACGAAATATCCGCCCACCTCCTGACGGTAGAGTCTATCAAGGAAGCCGTAGTGTCGGCACGGGAGATTGAGCCAAATGCTCAAATCCTGGTTGCCTATGTGGTGATCAAAGAGGGGCAGGAAGCTGCTTTTGATCCAGTGGAGATCAGGCAGTATCTGCAAACGCGCATAAGCGATTATATGATCCCTTCCGTCCTGCTGCCGTTATCCAAAATTCCGTTAACACTGAATGGAAAAGTAGACTACGAAAAGCTTGATACCCTTGAGCTCAAGCAGCAGGCAAAAGGGGTGCTGACCCCTCCAACAACGGAGATGGAGCACAGAATCGCGGAGATTTGGAAAACCAGCCTCAGAATGGACCGCATCGGTGTGCATTCGACCATCTTTGATCTGGGCGGAACGTCATTTGATGTGATCACGATCAGCAAAGCCTTGTCAGAAGAACTGGGTCAAGAGGTGCCGGTGATCACCTTGTTTACCTATCCAACGATAAGTATGCTGGCTAAGGTCCTCCAGGCGGACAGCCCTGTGACGGAACTGAGTGCGGAATCAAGAGAAGCCTCCATCGAAGAAGGCAAACGGGCAAGAAGGCAAAAATTACGTCTGTTGAAGAAGTAG
- a CDS encoding transglutaminase domain-containing protein codes for MNKSQVLQFYTEYTPNTDPFSLGYLFDELPDDLGELCKLIKCQLIHPAMVKKVRHLLTSYTKNEDEQFYTVQDMLEALVERNANGIIGERLPRERLIVSCRFHSLLLISMLRSKGVPVRCRVGFARYLSEHQLKYIDHWICEVWSEGEARWIRVDPDIGIVDLQGDDFLEAGVAWLMARDKEINPQLFGVKKSWGMHYIRNNLCYDLHAVLGQELRYWDYPPICQKGIDELDFEELQLLDEVSMYLQDPDANLEELQALFLENEFLQFKG; via the coding sequence GTGAATAAATCTCAAGTGCTGCAATTTTATACGGAATATACTCCGAATACAGACCCGTTCAGCCTGGGCTATCTTTTTGATGAGCTGCCGGATGATCTGGGCGAGTTATGCAAATTAATCAAATGTCAATTGATTCATCCTGCGATGGTGAAGAAGGTAAGGCATTTGCTCACTTCTTATACCAAAAATGAAGACGAGCAATTCTATACCGTCCAAGACATGCTCGAAGCTTTGGTGGAGCGCAATGCCAATGGAATTATCGGGGAGCGGCTGCCCCGGGAACGATTGATAGTCTCCTGCCGGTTCCATTCGCTGCTGCTCATTTCCATGCTGCGCTCCAAGGGTGTCCCGGTGCGCTGCAGAGTCGGATTTGCAAGGTATCTCTCAGAGCATCAATTGAAATATATAGATCACTGGATTTGCGAGGTGTGGAGCGAAGGCGAAGCGCGCTGGATCAGAGTGGACCCCGATATCGGAATCGTCGATCTTCAAGGGGATGATTTCCTGGAGGCCGGAGTGGCCTGGCTTATGGCCAGAGACAAAGAAATCAACCCGCAGCTCTTTGGCGTAAAAAAATCATGGGGAATGCACTACATCCGCAACAACCTCTGCTATGATCTGCATGCTGTGCTTGGGCAAGAGCTGCGGTACTGGGATTATCCTCCTATTTGCCAAAAAGGAATAGATGAATTGGATTTCGAGGAACTGCAATTGCTCGATGAAGTCTCCATGTATCTTCAAGACCCCGATGCCAACCTTGAGGAGCTGCAGGCGCTTTTTCTGGAGAATGAATTCCTGCAATTCAAAGGGTAG
- a CDS encoding SDR family NAD(P)-dependent oxidoreductase — MMDKLKKYIYELVASKKLTAKEATEYITYLQNGNEHRSEEIAVVGISGRFPKADRVEQFWDNLCSGRDCLDTFPEDRLHDGQALAPERHLAGGSLKQGGYLDEISFFDAEMFRISPKEALSMEPYQRIMLEVAYDTLVNAGYETQDILGSKTGVFIGRDHVTGIEYRNYAAPDIFRLTGGWPGILASRISYVYNLKGPSVVFDTSCSSGLVGLHFACESLRRNECDMAFVGGISGLFYFPPVKEDGSLDQVESAEEKIRAFDKAAEGTVWGEGCGGLLLKPLSKAVADKDVIYAVIKGSGINNNGLSKGITAPNGEAQEELLKKVWKQAQINPETIRYIETHGTGTILGDTIELNSIINAFQAFTSKKQFCGVGSVKTNIGHLVGASGIVSLIKAVLMLKHGEIPASLHFQTPSPYINLADSALFINDQRSKLEKGNHPVRIGINSFGFSGTNCHVLLEEPPVPVYDNNAENNVFLLTLSARSSQKLVEAAQSLQRFLLTNRSVNLADMCCTASQFRNHFANRLAITFSSYEDLLAKLKIIRETKELSLWSSHPGISFQLHEVVADTKSQIEAWEIREGEKIALDKTANEAIRELLQKKAGSEMLWEQAARFYIKGASMDWRPLYPGCRKLAMPGNVLERTKYWPAEAKRGEVYQDELYYTTEWVEESRLPAGSGAARETVLLIVHEADTALWEAQLPGKLRRKRCILVEIGRPYRKINAEHYHVSNSVEDFSALCGELDISALEQILYAAPSREGLPDSLKEFKESFNQTVMNLLYLVKALQAANTMNKDLDIALITRNAHVLQPMDTGSDPFAHTLYGIGKSILQENRSFHVRHIDISNEPADLEALPAELEVPSAQYSVALRHGRRYVEVIKRADIAEQAGEAIAIEAGDTFLITGGLGLLGIEVCKYLSQKNRVKLIVLGRTAIPDRESWQSIIMDNEDKQLLKKINGILAIEALGFTLDYHCVDICDEAQLRRTVEQIRQDHGSINGVFHCAGVGVGDIEDFGMSGQEFEQRHAVKTYGSWLVYNLTQEFNTGFTLLFSSAVSITGGRGSLAYTAGNAFVDGLAETIRLQGKNVMAINWSTWEATASRLSLQADKHFFEFLSTHQALQALDLIIRRGMFRTIVGKLNVQNKLLELENLWPFRLAGEIKQALFPKTRQEERPVRQTSVTVKEPEGYTATHRELAQVWADILGLTTISVFDSFHQLGGDSIHAAHLHKQWNERHPGTLDVTDIYRYPTIHEMAGYLDSQRISQPAALNLDSILEGFKGSKYSKEEAKRLLAEWTEHSSVERLQPAESDEYAIIGYACKFPMAEDAEQFWRNLTTGVGAIRPFPESRRKDTDGYLAANQISPEGHAYCQGGYLEEIDRFDSAFFHISPREGELMDPEQRLLLENVYQAAEHSGLGGTILSGTRTGVYVGKDTTGRNEYNNRVDILDPLKVTSGSTGILASRIAYYLNLNGPCLVVDTACSSSLTAICLATQALKQGQIDIAIVAGVSLAYLPTQRNSLIDSADEMIRPFDAGANGTMWGEGAGTIILKRMSEAVQDNHVIHAVIKGSEMNNNGTSNGITAPNAEAQEKVLVAAWKAANIDPETISYIEAHATGTKLGDPIEVKGITNAFRRFTNKRQFCAAGTVKANIGHLVGASGMASVIKMIMAFKHKQLPPVLQFQNPNPFIEFADSPIYVNDRLQDWSGSAAPRRCGISSFGFSGTNCHILLEEPPVFTNPQEAKQDWHILALSAKTAGSLSALIKRYFHMINGTVTLDLQNLCFTANISRGHYEHRIVLLFRTENELRAKFKYLQEAGILQAADRDQRIYYKASRISYDQEGFDGDGLLEQDKLKLNKLAESLIEEWSVEETLSAVDNLHKIARLYTDGADINWDRLYQGKQHRLTELPAYAYEPVRHWIGGSARKGSSSPGKYYQLQWLPDHREQPAGIKPDEGAWLFVGGTGTKSQELLRVLRKQEIELIEVTPGARYHQLAANRYSIGSGEEYSLLLKELSNRGIKHVIHCLSLADEKIAGIEDLHAAENRGVYNLHHLVTALLNGQYHQELNLFFVADHTFLVNRHEPVLNPHHAVLFGMAKVIPQEYPQFKCRCIDIDSATAPATVWKEICSGKGDFQVAYRDNTRYLEHFGERRLEAAEAGGVSLKENGVYVVTGGLGGIGLAVAQYLSGKQRVHLCLLNRRTLPPGPSQSQRIRQIEANGSDVDLYSVDISAPNELQGVLQAIRTKYGQINGLFHCAGIAGEGLLINKGKPEIKRVLDAKVTGTWLLDQYTAQDHLDYFVLFSSVTSLLGGMGQADYTAANAYLDGFSDYRQANNRRSVTINWPAWKEVGMTLKYDIQEGRSPFLGLTEEQGISILDAVLQRKLSRIIAGEINERYFQNGDPSLPFAVPPQMISRGTGAFNPQEKVIADEPILPILKGRYDHSYNSYEISLAAMWQKVLGVAEVNVHLPFQETGGNSILATSLVKEIDGVYPGCVNIATLFAYPSIAKMAEYLKQKQSENESLQEADPKTAKRMELSDKLSGFVEGKVPIENILQYLDNNELGDDDD; from the coding sequence ATGATGGACAAACTGAAAAAGTACATCTACGAGCTGGTTGCATCCAAGAAGCTGACTGCCAAGGAAGCGACGGAGTACATCACTTACCTGCAAAACGGAAATGAGCACAGGAGCGAGGAGATTGCGGTTGTCGGTATCTCCGGGAGGTTTCCAAAGGCTGACCGGGTAGAGCAGTTCTGGGATAATCTTTGTTCAGGCAGAGATTGTTTAGACACCTTTCCTGAAGACCGGCTCCACGATGGACAGGCCTTGGCCCCTGAACGGCATTTGGCGGGAGGGAGCCTCAAACAAGGCGGATATTTAGACGAGATCAGTTTTTTTGATGCAGAGATGTTTCGCATTTCGCCTAAGGAAGCCTTGTCGATGGAGCCATACCAGCGGATCATGCTTGAGGTTGCTTATGACACGTTAGTGAATGCAGGCTATGAGACGCAGGATATTCTTGGCTCCAAAACCGGGGTTTTTATCGGGCGTGACCACGTAACAGGGATTGAGTACCGCAACTATGCCGCTCCCGATATTTTTCGTTTAACGGGGGGCTGGCCGGGTATTTTAGCAAGCAGAATCTCCTATGTATATAACCTGAAGGGGCCGAGCGTTGTGTTTGATACCTCTTGCTCCTCCGGGTTGGTGGGACTTCATTTTGCTTGTGAATCTCTACGCAGAAATGAATGTGATATGGCATTTGTAGGCGGCATCAGCGGCCTTTTTTATTTTCCTCCTGTCAAGGAAGATGGATCACTGGACCAGGTGGAGTCCGCTGAAGAAAAAATCCGGGCTTTTGACAAAGCTGCAGAGGGCACGGTCTGGGGGGAAGGCTGCGGAGGCCTGCTATTGAAGCCGCTGTCCAAGGCGGTTGCAGATAAAGATGTGATTTATGCGGTCATCAAAGGCAGTGGAATCAACAACAACGGTCTTTCCAAAGGCATCACCGCACCGAACGGGGAAGCACAGGAAGAGCTGTTGAAAAAGGTATGGAAGCAAGCGCAGATCAATCCCGAAACGATCCGGTATATCGAGACGCACGGGACGGGAACTATCTTGGGAGATACAATCGAGCTGAATTCGATCATCAATGCCTTTCAAGCGTTTACTTCCAAGAAGCAGTTCTGCGGTGTAGGCTCGGTAAAAACCAATATCGGCCATTTGGTCGGGGCTTCCGGGATCGTCTCCCTGATAAAAGCCGTATTGATGCTGAAGCATGGAGAAATTCCGGCCTCGCTGCATTTTCAGACGCCCAGTCCCTATATCAATCTGGCGGATTCGGCTTTATTTATCAATGATCAGCGGAGCAAGCTGGAGAAGGGGAACCACCCGGTCCGGATAGGGATTAACTCGTTCGGATTCAGCGGTACGAATTGCCACGTGCTGTTAGAAGAGCCGCCAGTGCCTGTATACGACAACAATGCGGAAAATAACGTATTCCTGCTGACCTTATCGGCCAGAAGCAGCCAGAAGCTGGTTGAGGCTGCGCAGAGCCTGCAGCGCTTTTTGCTCACGAACCGCAGCGTTAATCTGGCAGATATGTGCTGTACAGCAAGCCAATTCCGCAATCATTTCGCGAACCGGCTGGCTATCACGTTCAGCAGCTATGAAGATTTGCTGGCCAAACTGAAGATCATTAGGGAGACAAAGGAGCTCTCCCTGTGGAGCAGCCATCCCGGAATCAGCTTCCAGCTCCATGAAGTGGTTGCGGATACTAAATCGCAAATAGAAGCGTGGGAGATCAGGGAAGGCGAGAAAATCGCACTGGATAAAACCGCCAATGAGGCAATTAGGGAGCTCCTGCAAAAGAAAGCGGGCAGCGAAATGCTCTGGGAGCAGGCGGCCCGCTTCTACATCAAGGGCGCCAGCATGGATTGGCGTCCGCTCTATCCCGGCTGCCGGAAACTGGCTATGCCCGGCAATGTGCTGGAACGGACGAAATACTGGCCGGCTGAAGCCAAGCGGGGAGAGGTGTACCAGGATGAGCTGTATTATACGACGGAATGGGTAGAAGAGAGCAGGCTGCCCGCCGGTTCGGGAGCTGCCCGCGAGACGGTTCTGCTGATTGTGCATGAGGCGGATACAGCCCTATGGGAGGCACAGCTTCCCGGGAAATTACGGAGAAAGCGCTGCATCCTCGTAGAAATCGGCAGACCCTATCGCAAAATAAACGCTGAGCATTATCACGTCTCCAATTCGGTTGAAGATTTCTCCGCCCTGTGCGGGGAGCTGGATATTTCGGCACTGGAGCAAATTCTGTATGCAGCGCCTTCCCGGGAGGGGTTGCCGGATTCTTTGAAGGAATTCAAGGAAAGCTTCAATCAGACAGTGATGAATCTGCTGTACCTGGTGAAAGCCCTGCAGGCCGCCAATACAATGAATAAAGATCTGGACATTGCCTTGATTACAAGGAATGCCCATGTCCTGCAACCAATGGATACGGGTTCCGACCCTTTCGCCCATACGCTCTACGGAATAGGGAAATCAATCCTGCAGGAGAATCGTTCCTTCCATGTGCGTCATATTGACATCAGCAATGAGCCCGCCGATCTGGAGGCGCTTCCGGCGGAGCTGGAAGTACCATCGGCCCAATATTCAGTAGCGCTGCGCCACGGCCGCCGGTACGTTGAAGTCATTAAGAGAGCGGATATTGCGGAACAAGCCGGCGAGGCCATAGCCATAGAAGCAGGGGACACTTTTCTGATTACCGGCGGCTTGGGATTACTGGGAATAGAGGTCTGCAAGTATCTGAGCCAAAAGAACAGAGTGAAGCTGATCGTCCTGGGAAGAACGGCTATTCCTGATAGAGAATCCTGGCAATCGATCATTATGGATAATGAAGATAAACAGCTATTGAAAAAAATTAACGGCATTCTGGCTATTGAAGCTTTGGGCTTCACGCTTGATTACCATTGTGTAGATATTTGCGACGAAGCTCAGCTCCGGCGGACCGTCGAACAGATCCGGCAGGATCACGGGAGCATAAACGGCGTGTTCCACTGTGCCGGAGTCGGAGTAGGGGACATCGAGGATTTCGGCATGAGCGGGCAGGAATTTGAACAAAGACATGCGGTGAAAACCTATGGAAGCTGGCTGGTATACAATCTTACCCAAGAATTCAATACCGGGTTTACCCTGTTGTTTTCTTCGGCTGTCAGCATTACCGGCGGAAGAGGGTCGCTTGCCTACACGGCGGGCAATGCTTTTGTGGATGGGCTGGCGGAAACCATCAGGCTGCAGGGGAAAAACGTGATGGCCATCAACTGGTCCACCTGGGAAGCGACCGCATCCAGGCTTTCCTTGCAGGCAGACAAGCATTTTTTTGAGTTCCTGTCCACCCACCAGGCATTGCAGGCGCTGGATCTGATTATCCGCCGCGGGATGTTCCGGACCATTGTCGGCAAGCTCAACGTTCAGAACAAGCTGCTTGAACTGGAGAACCTGTGGCCTTTCCGGCTGGCCGGCGAAATTAAGCAGGCCCTGTTCCCAAAGACACGCCAGGAGGAGCGGCCGGTCCGCCAGACTTCAGTCACTGTGAAAGAGCCGGAAGGGTATACAGCCACCCATCGGGAATTGGCCCAGGTCTGGGCGGATATTCTTGGACTCACAACGATCAGTGTGTTCGATTCTTTTCACCAGCTGGGCGGGGACTCGATTCATGCTGCGCATCTGCACAAGCAATGGAATGAGCGGCATCCCGGCACGCTTGACGTTACGGATATTTACAGATACCCGACCATTCATGAAATGGCCGGGTATTTGGACAGCCAGCGGATCAGTCAGCCGGCAGCGCTTAATCTGGACAGTATTCTGGAAGGGTTCAAGGGGAGTAAATATTCCAAGGAAGAGGCAAAGCGGCTGTTGGCAGAATGGACTGAACATTCATCCGTTGAACGCCTTCAACCCGCCGAGAGTGATGAGTATGCCATCATAGGCTATGCCTGCAAGTTCCCGATGGCGGAGGATGCCGAACAATTTTGGCGGAATCTTACGACAGGAGTGGGCGCAATCCGGCCGTTTCCTGAGTCAAGAAGAAAAGATACCGACGGCTACCTGGCTGCCAATCAGATCAGCCCTGAAGGACATGCGTATTGCCAGGGAGGGTATCTGGAGGAGATCGACCGGTTTGATTCCGCCTTTTTTCACATTTCTCCCAGAGAAGGCGAATTGATGGACCCGGAGCAGCGGCTGCTGCTGGAGAATGTGTATCAGGCTGCCGAACATAGCGGCCTGGGCGGAACCATCCTGTCGGGCACCCGGACAGGCGTGTATGTCGGAAAGGACACCACCGGACGGAATGAGTATAACAACCGGGTGGATATCCTGGACCCTTTGAAAGTGACCTCAGGCTCGACCGGCATTCTGGCCAGTAGAATCGCTTATTATCTCAATTTGAACGGGCCTTGCCTGGTTGTGGACACAGCCTGTTCCTCCAGTCTGACCGCAATATGTCTGGCAACGCAGGCCCTGAAGCAGGGCCAGATTGATATCGCCATTGTGGCGGGCGTATCCCTGGCGTATCTTCCTACCCAGCGCAACTCTTTGATTGACTCTGCCGACGAAATGATCCGCCCCTTCGATGCCGGGGCCAACGGTACCATGTGGGGCGAGGGGGCAGGGACGATCATCCTGAAGCGGATGAGTGAAGCGGTGCAGGACAACCATGTGATTCATGCCGTAATCAAGGGTTCGGAGATGAACAACAACGGAACATCCAACGGCATAACTGCCCCGAATGCGGAAGCGCAGGAGAAGGTGCTGGTAGCCGCCTGGAAAGCGGCTAATATTGATCCGGAAACCATCTCTTATATCGAGGCTCACGCAACCGGAACCAAACTGGGAGACCCGATTGAAGTAAAGGGCATTACGAATGCGTTCAGACGTTTTACGAATAAAAGGCAATTCTGTGCCGCAGGCACCGTGAAAGCCAACATCGGCCATTTGGTCGGGGCCTCAGGGATGGCGTCGGTCATCAAAATGATAATGGCGTTCAAACATAAACAATTGCCTCCGGTGCTACAGTTCCAGAATCCGAATCCATTTATAGAATTTGCCGACTCCCCCATCTATGTTAACGACAGGCTTCAGGATTGGAGCGGCTCGGCCGCTCCGCGCAGATGCGGCATCAGTTCTTTTGGATTCAGCGGAACGAATTGCCATATCCTGCTGGAGGAACCGCCGGTCTTCACCAATCCGCAGGAAGCGAAGCAGGATTGGCATATTCTGGCGTTGTCGGCGAAGACGGCAGGATCCTTAAGCGCATTGATCAAACGCTACTTTCATATGATCAACGGAACCGTCACTCTGGATTTGCAAAATCTTTGCTTCACCGCCAACATCAGCCGGGGACATTATGAGCATCGGATCGTCCTCCTGTTCCGGACCGAAAACGAGCTGCGCGCCAAGTTCAAATATCTGCAGGAGGCGGGCATCCTGCAAGCGGCGGACCGTGATCAGAGAATCTATTACAAGGCCAGCAGGATTAGTTATGACCAGGAGGGTTTTGACGGTGACGGCCTGCTTGAGCAGGACAAGCTCAAATTAAACAAGCTGGCAGAGAGCCTGATTGAGGAATGGAGCGTTGAAGAGACGCTGTCCGCTGTGGACAATCTGCACAAAATCGCACGATTGTACACAGATGGAGCGGATATCAATTGGGATCGTCTATATCAGGGCAAGCAGCACCGGTTAACCGAACTGCCCGCCTATGCTTATGAACCGGTTCGTCATTGGATCGGTGGCTCCGCCCGGAAAGGGTCTTCCTCTCCGGGGAAATATTATCAGTTGCAATGGCTGCCGGATCATCGGGAACAACCCGCAGGGATCAAGCCGGATGAAGGAGCCTGGCTCTTTGTGGGGGGAACGGGAACAAAAAGCCAGGAGCTGCTCCGCGTATTGCGGAAGCAAGAGATTGAGCTCATTGAGGTCACGCCGGGAGCCCGTTATCACCAATTGGCTGCTAACCGGTACAGCATCGGTTCAGGCGAGGAGTATTCTCTTTTGTTGAAAGAGCTTTCAAACCGGGGGATCAAACATGTCATTCACTGCCTGAGCCTCGCCGATGAAAAGATTGCCGGGATAGAAGACTTGCATGCTGCGGAGAACAGGGGGGTGTATAACCTCCACCACTTGGTAACAGCGCTGTTGAACGGGCAGTATCATCAGGAACTGAACCTGTTTTTTGTTGCAGACCATACATTTTTGGTGAACCGGCATGAACCGGTGCTGAACCCGCATCATGCCGTTCTGTTTGGTATGGCTAAAGTGATCCCGCAGGAATACCCGCAATTCAAATGCCGCTGCATCGATATCGACAGTGCTACAGCCCCAGCAACGGTCTGGAAAGAAATATGTTCCGGCAAAGGAGATTTCCAGGTGGCCTATCGGGACAACACCCGTTATCTCGAACATTTCGGAGAGCGGCGGCTTGAGGCTGCCGAAGCGGGCGGCGTGTCCCTGAAAGAAAACGGCGTCTATGTGGTGACCGGAGGACTTGGCGGTATCGGACTGGCGGTTGCCCAGTATCTATCCGGGAAGCAACGGGTTCATCTCTGTCTGTTGAACAGGAGAACGCTGCCGCCCGGCCCAAGCCAAAGCCAAAGGATTCGCCAAATCGAAGCTAACGGGTCTGACGTTGATTTGTATTCCGTAGACATTTCCGCTCCCAATGAATTGCAGGGTGTGCTGCAAGCCATCCGCACCAAATACGGGCAGATCAATGGCCTATTCCATTGCGCGGGCATCGCCGGGGAAGGGCTGCTGATCAACAAAGGGAAGCCGGAGATCAAACGGGTGCTTGATGCAAAGGTAACGGGGACCTGGTTATTGGATCAGTATACGGCCCAAGATCACCTGGACTATTTTGTGCTGTTTTCTTCGGTCACGAGCCTGCTGGGGGGGATGGGACAGGCGGATTATACGGCTGCCAATGCCTACCTGGATGGGTTCAGCGACTACAGGCAGGCGAATAACCGCAGAAGTGTTACCATCAATTGGCCTGCATGGAAGGAAGTCGGCATGACGCTGAAATATGATATTCAGGAGGGACGCTCTCCCTTTTTGGGATTGACAGAGGAGCAGGGGATCAGCATCCTGGATGCTGTTTTGCAGCGGAAGCTGTCACGGATTATTGCCGGTGAAATCAATGAGCGCTATTTCCAGAACGGGGACCCTTCGCTGCCTTTTGCCGTGCCGCCCCAGATGATCTCCCGGGGAACCGGAGCGTTCAACCCCCAAGAAAAAGTAATTGCAGACGAGCCCATCCTCCCTATCCTGAAAGGCAGATATGATCACAGCTACAATTCGTACGAAATTTCGCTGGCAGCGATGTGGCAAAAGGTGCTGGGTGTAGCTGAGGTCAATGTGCATCTTCCTTTTCAGGAAACAGGCGGGAACTCTATTCTGGCTACTAGCCTGGTTAAAGAAATTGACGGCGTCTATCCTGGTTGTGTCAATATCGCGACCTTGTTTGCGTACCCCTCCATTGCCAAAATGGCGGAATACCTTAAGCAAAAACAAAGCGAAAACGAATCATTGCAGGAAGCAGATCCAAAGACTGCCAAGCGGATGGAGCTCAGCGATAAGCTATCCGGGTTTGTCGAGGGGAAGGTGCCGATCGAGAATATTTTGCAGTACCTGGATAACAACGAGTTGGGGGATGATGATGATTAA